A window of Rosa rugosa chromosome 7, drRosRugo1.1, whole genome shotgun sequence genomic DNA:
gatgaatatatttgtatatatgtgtgtgtgtattgtgtgtatacatatacatatttaagaattcgtatgaacatataaatggttcttgGTACATTTTGAATTGGTTGTCCATATTTGATTTCTTAttagacacattaatataagaatgtaagttgtgtacttactgggcttgtgttgctcatgatgctacaccttcttgttttcaggtattgAGTAGATGCTTGGGGAAACGGGATGAACCTACTAGATAAAAGAATGTTTTTCTATTACTATCTCAAGAGAAATAttttgttcaacttcagtattgtaaaaataataatttcaattcctaataaaagtactattcagacatgtatataatttcttttactttctattgacttattcaagaagaaaattttattcgttttgactcacgtcacaaattcacgagccatatttcagtacaatattggccTTGGATTTGGGGGCGTGACACTCCCAAACCATGAAGTTAATGTGTTGGAACAGTAGAGGCAACGCTTGGCAAGGTTTTGTGGTGCAATGCCTTTTTTATTCTTCCTGTTATGATCTTGATGTCTTTTGTCTTTTAGACACTAGGGCTTCAAGTACTATTTTAAATAAACTCAGGAAGTTATcttttgatgattgttaagtccataattacctagtaattattcccctaatcttgcacttttgcttaacctttgtgtttgtacctacatgtgcatttgcaagcataattagctataatcagctaCACTTACGGTACCACCAGAGGTACtgactcccgccaaaggagtagcctacggatacacagccaggcgggctaccgccCGAGCCTCGGattacccccagatcaccgcccacgcgctgccacgcgccgtgccaagatagcatcagaagatCCTGACGCTGGGaattgaagcacatcagtcccacatcgaaaacaaggagaagatcagccttctcctcatctataaaaggttctctcctctctcctcattaattacgcatttactactcatttattgttatacTGTCTATATGtatcgactgacttaggcatcggagaagtgaagaccgcccaacgcggtctccctctgacgccctgtctttcatttgacagctagcaaAGATCATCAAGTCatcagagtagcggtccgcccaccggacccgcttTAAACGAAGGCTCGGCTGCCGctggactttgagcattaacagtgtttatttatatatatttattatgttttccttatcatgctaggaaatgatggagaagcttggaaatgcactaaaattTCAATCTTAGCATATTCTCCTACTCAgtctaggagaaaccgagctaggcaaggaaggaggagcaacagactgaccaaatgaactccaaatgagttgaaactttccaaatTCATTCTAGACATACTAAggatcatttgttatgaagagtgGAAGAGCTAGTTTGGAAtagaaggccttcaaaagatcgaTGCAAATTTTTGCACTAGAAGACAAAAACTGCAAAACTGGATCTGTAAGGATTCCTCCAGCATTTCCGGCCGCACCACGGTaaactaagctctgaaattttaccaagatgatctacactcatggaggaacatttggtatgaagaaaccGAAGGCTAATTTCGAAGTCTTAGTGGAGATTGAATTGAAGGAACAAATCTAGAACGACCCAGTTCCTTCGAGGGACAAATGTGTTGGGAGATCGGTCGAGATTCTACCATATGTGCCGGATAGAAGATTTGCAGCTTCATGCTACCAAGTAGGGGAAGGAAGATGACGGAGGATCCATATCAAGCTCTCCGATGGCGGCGCGTTCCCTAATGGTGAAGGCGTGTTCTGTGTGGTTTTCGATAACCATCGACCTGGGCTGGGCCTCTTGTATTTCTAGGTTATTTATTGGGCCATGTTTCGACCCATTGTTTTTGTTGTATGTGTACCCCTTGTGGGATTGTTTGTACCTCTATGGGTTAGTAGTCCATTTCCAATGGAATTTtcctttaataaaaaaaaataataataaaaaagagagagtcTAAGTATCTAATTAGCTTTGACACCATAATTGGGGGACTAATGGTGAATCCAACTCCTATAATTTGCTGCCcccctctctctgtctctctctctctctcaaatctgctGCCGTCGTTTTATTGTTCCCGCCCAACATGCGAGAATAGGTCATGTCTTTGATTTGGGTTTTCCCGGAATTGTTCATCTTCCATTTGCATAAATCGATTATGACAAGTGAGCAGGGGCGTATGCAAGTGGTGTATAGGTATATATAGCCATCAGCCCAATAGtagcccaaagaaaaaattatcTACAACCAAGCTTGCTTTGTTTACTGATTTGCTCAAAACGGGAggtatttctcttcttttctgctAAATCTCTTGATTGGTTTAATGGGTTTGTTGATTGAAATAGTGTTCCTGATCAATTCTCTCTTGATTGTTGTAATGGGTTTAAtggatttgttgttgttttcttttcttttctgatcaATTCTGTTTGCCATAAGAAAAATTAAGGAGCCAAAGTTTGATTCTTGAAATCACATGTTTATGTTTGATACAGCAAGACTTTTAGCTGTTGTTAGTCAAATGTCTCCCAAATTTGGACAAACATGCTGTACAAGGCCATCTCCTGTACCATATTTGCTTCTTCCGTTTAAGATTCTCGATGGACTTAAAACTGTGCAAGCACTCAACTGAAACCATTTTCAGTTATGCAAACTGGAACCTCATATTCAGGGACGTAGCCAAGACACTGGCTACTTGGGCTACAGCCCAAGGGAAAATTTGGCCCAAAATCCACCAAGTATGGGTATAGCccaataataaaaaatatatatatatatacacacacacacactgatGCTTAGGGCTGGCAAATTGGGCCGAACCAACCGGGTTTCGAACCATTATGGGCCGAAATTTCGGCCTACCGACAATTCGGTATGGATATCCGCATACCGACGACCGaccatatatgtatgtatatatatcgaGTTTATATGTCAAAATGGTTAAATGGATAAAAACGAGTTTATATGTCAAAATGGTTAAATGGATAAAAACTCGTGAAAGGTAAGGCTCGAACCTCATACCTCTTACACACCACACCTGCTCTCGACCGCTAGAGCAGCTTGTGCTCTTAGTATGATatattcaaattttaaatttattactACTTGGTTCCTAAGATTCATTCATTGTTTCTCCCCAATCGAGAAACTCTATTCTTTCTTCCTCCCTCTTTCATCAAACACAGTGATGCTTTCGACTGTCAGACTCTCCCCTTCTCCCTTTGGCGCTGTCCCCATTTTGCTTCTGCCTTCCAGGAGTTCCAGCCTTCTAGGTTCGATTAGCGAGTCCCGGCAGTCCGCCGAGCCACCTCCACCGCTCCACGCTTGAGCCACCTCCTCCGCCACCGAACCACCTCCACGGCTCCACTGCGACTCCTTCAATCCCAGATCCCAGGTATTGGATTTTTGGTTGATTGATTGTCATTGCTGATGGGTTGATAATTGGGAatgttttggatttttggtTGATTGATTGTCATTGCTGTAGTGGGAATGGGTTGTTGTCTTGTTGAATGTTTGATAATTGATTGTCATTGGTGATGGGTAATGGGTTGTTGATGATGCgttgataattgggaatggCCGAATGGGGTTGTCCAGCTACAATGATGTTTGGTAATGGTTTGGAATGGGTTGTTGTCTTGTTGATGATGCTTGATATTTGATAATTGATCGTCAATTTGTCATTGCTGATGCCTGATGATGTTTGATAATTGGGAATTGCATATTTGGTGTTTGGTGTTTGATAATTGCATATTTGGTGTCTGGTCATATGGGCGAGGTAATAATACTATGGGCATGTCTTTCTTCTGGACAGAGTAAAATGGTATCTGATATTTAATATATTTGAAATGGCTTCAAATAATAATTTGGATCATTTGGATGGTATATGAAGATAATTAAGAGAATAAGTCTTCCACTCACAagtcaaaaaagaagaagtgcaGAGGCCAGAGGGGTCGTTTAGGCTTATCATTTAACACTGAcccagccttttttttttttttttgatcgaatAACATTGGCCCAGCTTGATTTAATGATTGTGAACCCATTTTCAATACCGAAATCTTCTATGGTCAGCAACTCATAGTGGTGTGAGAGGTGTCTTGCGTAATGAAAAAGGTGAATTCATTGCcggatgagcctcccactgggttccaagcctcaaaaaaaaaaaaaaaaagagttcttTGCAAAAATTTTGTATGTATAAAATTAGCCCAACCCTCCTGTCATTCCTGGCTACGTCCCTGCTCATATTGATGACAAATTGGTGACTTTGCAAGTGAATAATTAAAGCATTTACTAGAATATGCATTCTCTATATATACACCTGAAACATCAATTAATCTTAGTTCTGTTTGCCACATCTGTGCTATTGTATTTTGACAGATTTGGGACACAGCAGGACAAGAAAGGTTTCAAAGTCTCAGGGCAGCATTTTATGTGGAGCAGATTGTTGTGTTCTTGTTTATGATGTGAATGTTCTAAGATCATTTGAAACACTTCAGAACTGGCATCAAGAGTTTCTCAAACAGGTCTGTTAAATTTTTCCTCTTCTGCGGTTCTGCACTATCTAGCTTGTAAGGTTATCCTGATTATCTGAAGTTCTAATTATTGACATTATTTCACCATCGGTTAGCAGGTGGGTCCAGCTGACACTGAGGCATTTCCATTTATACTACTCGGCAACAAAATTGATCTAGATGGCGGAAACAGCAGAGCAGTATGGGCATACATAAAATATATAGAGGCTGAGGCATTTCATCAtcggttttatgtcccccctgttatatgttttgattgaaaaaaataataaaggcaTGAGGATGTGCCTCCCATTGGGTTCCAAacctaaaatatatatatatatatatatatatagagaaattttaaaatttttgtgCACTTGTAATTAGCCTAGACGGGTTTcggatcctggatccgccactgcaaGTGAGCTGTTGGTTGCTCCAGAAAGATAGACACTGGCTGTGGTTGGATTTTCAAGGATGGGCATCACAGGAGGAACATGGTCAGGCTCAGGCATTGCCTTCTTTCTCATATCTTAACTAACTACTCGTCTATATTTCTACCGCTGATTGATATTTGATATTTGATATTTGATACAACCCCATGAACCAACAAACCCCATCAACTTCTTCATTCACTGTAACTCTTACACTTGTTCTTACAACATATCCTGTGCTGAAGATTTGAACATGATTTTACTGTCATATCACCTAGTCATTTCTGGATGGCCATTCTTTATGCAGGTATTCGTTGCTCCGCTTCTGTTGTTTGGCCAAAAATGTGTTAGGCCTCTCTTTGCCAACCGTAGGCTCTCTTCCTTGTCACATGTGTATACAAAGGCAAAGCTACCAGGTTATGGCATCTTTCGTACTCTCAGTAGATTCTGCATTGCTGAGCCGATCAAATATGTATCAGTATCAAACTCTTCTCAGAAATTTGCCACCCACCAGATGCATGAGCAGGACTTCGTTTGAGCTCAACACAGACAATGGTGTTGTGCGGTTTTCAATTGGTAAGCCACTTGATGAAACTGGTTCCTTGACACAAGGGAAGAAGGTGGCCAAACGAGTTAAAATGTCcaagaaggccaaactgaatgaACTACGATTTTATCGTCTAAAGGCCAAAAAGAAGATCAATTCTCCAAATCCGGAAGTTAGGATTACATACAAACTTGAAAAGGTTGGATGCTTTACTATGTATAATTATTATGCAAACATCATTTTATGTGCAGATCTGCAATACTAATGTCGATCCTGCTTGGTGTTACACTGTTATTTATATTCTCATATAGTAAATTATCTTTTACATCCCTGTCATGTATTTTTCAGGCAAAACGAAAGGAAGCATGGTTGATTGAGAAGTTGAGAAAATTCCAGGTTCACAAAGCTTCTGCTGAAACACATGATCCTGAAATTTTAActgaagaagaaaagcattATCTTAAGCGAACTggtgagaaaaagaagaactatGTGCCAGTTGGAAGGCGGGGAGTATTTGGAGGGGTTGTTTTAAATATGCATCTGCATTGGAAGAAGCACGAGACAGTAAAGGTTATATGCAAACCTTGTAAGCCAGGACAGGTTCATGAATATGCTGATGAGCTAGCTCGGCTGAGCAAAGGCATAGTGATTGACATCAAACCTAATAATACTATAATTTTCTATCGGGGGAAGAACTATGTGCAGCCGGAAGTAATGTCACCACCAGATACACTGTCCAAAAATAAGGTACTCTCAGTTATCTATGGATTCTGTATTTTTCTTTCTCTGAACAGAGAAGTTAATGTGATAAACTAAGGGGGTGGGGAGAACTTTCCTGTCTAGTCCTTAAAGAAAGGTGGTAACAGCTTTTCCAGTTTTTGTCTGTTATTAATATTTATCTTACAGTCATTTAGAGCGTCTTAAGAATTTCAGTCTTTTAACTACATATTTTGATGCACCAAGTGTTAAAAAATTCCTACTTTGGTCAAGGGCATTTGCCCAATTTTCTGATATGATTTTGGTTAGGCCATTATGCACTAGAGTAGTTTCATGAATGCAACTTTCAAGGGTATGAGAAGCTTTGGTGTTTCGATAAACTGAAAGTCCTACCTTACATGATACATACAAAATTTTTATTCTATGGGGCCAAACCCTCCAGCCCATCATGATATTGAATAGTGTATGGCTTATTTATAAAGCATCCTTaataatttggttgaaaatcaTTGATCTTCCCAGATTTAAAACTTATCTGTTATAATATTTTCTGAATTTAAAAACTGCAGGCGCTTGAAAAATATAGGTATGAGCAGTCCCTCGAACATACAGGTCAGTTTATTGAAAAATTGGAGAAAGAACTAGAGGAATATCACCAGCATCTTGCTCGGTTTAAGAAAGTAAAAGAGGATACGACACAAGATTGTTTGATCTATAGATGATTGGTAAGGTATTCTTCATTTGTCTGGCAAACATGTGAATTGAATCTTTTCTGTATGCATGAAATCAAATAAAATGTTGAACATATGTAAGGACTACTCATTACTTGAATTTCCTCTTTTGTTTATACAGTGTTGCATTAGAGTAGCCGCTGTGTCTTGAGGTTAGTAGGAACGGTCAGGCTATGGTTTACTCCCATGGGGTTTGACCCCTTGACAATACACCTACTTAGCTATTTGCTTCTGAAGATTGTAGAGTTCAGCAGAAGACCCCCAGCTTTTGTGTTAGGAGGATTTTtgggtattaaaaaaaataaaaaataaaataaaattgagaATGGAAACTTGGTCATATGGACTTAACATGGGGTTAGCACTGTCCTTTATAATTTGCCAACAtggagtgaaatgataaattttctttttctcttgtcATTCCTGTAAAACAACAGTAACAACAGTACAAGCTCCTTTGAAATCTAATAGTTTCCTGGGAACAAAGAAAGCATGTTCAGTATGTGACTAATATAATTTGTTAGCTGAAAGACAAGTGAGTCTGAAATCACAAGGGTAGTCAGAAactaaaaattgaatttttaaTGGTCCATTCATTAGTAATGTAAGTGTGATAAGTATATTATTGCCcttttaaaaagtaaaaagatAAGTATATTGTTGGCAACGCTAAATCTGTTTTGAGTTGAGGTTACACATTGCTGCTAGTTGTCCTTGCCTTCCTCTTTCGTTTATCAGACATTTATCTATAATCGAAACTATTTGCTTTTGAGCATTGAATCTTTGTCGGCAAGTTacaattttatatttttctatTGGTTTCTGACATTCCCAAAATTTGCAATATGGATTTGGGTTTTAGCTCGTTTTAGTAGCTTCACAAATCTTTTCATGGTGATGGGAAGATTTTTCACTTCAATAGAATTAAAATAAATCGTGAGTCAAaagatattatatatatatttgtgtaatttgaattttgatttttaaGTTAAACCATCACCCAAGTAGGTTGTGATATTGGAAGATGGACTTCTTATTTTTGTTGCCCAATTGTTGATTTTGGTTTAAAAGGCATTGAGTTTCTCACATGGATGCGAAATGTTACATTTTGTTTGTCCTTTTAAAACCTGCAGCCCTGGGAAGTTATAGGTATGAGCAGTTCATTAAACATACATATCAGTACAGTGACAGGTGAAAGATTAGAAGAGCAGACAATCAACAGAAGATTCTTTGATAAACCATAAATTGTAAGttggttatttttttttgtcgCATTGAATTTATACCCATCATTTGTTAAGCATGAATTACTCTCACGTGATTGAATACATCACACACTGTATTGGTTATCTGTATTTGGTTAGTCACATTGCTTCAGAATGTGCTAACACTCAGAAGAAACAGAGGAATGAAAGAGGCAATGATTGCCACTTGGATTGATAGTGACACTGCCTCTGAAAGCGATTAAGAGGCCTTGTCGGGAAGGATCATATGAGTACCAACTGGAAAAGATCTTACTTTTCcgcgatatatatatatatatatatatatatatatatatatatatatatatatatatatatattttgtgggACCTTCTCAGTAGATCATAAATGATAACATTAGAGACCCTCGTCTATTAAAGTGAAACGAAGGGATTCTCCATACTTTTAGTCATTTGAGATCCCACAAATTGTAGCAAGAGCAGCAGTAAAATTGGGATCCAAATTAGGAGAACACAACATCCTTGATTTCTCAAAACTGACTTTCTGATCTGAGGCTTTGCAAAAGATGCCTACAGCTTTCCTCATAAGATGAGCTTGATTTTAGTTGCTTTACCAAAGAGGATGAGGTCATCGGAAAAAAATAGGTGGGATATTGCTGGACCATCTCTTGACACTTGGACAGGCTTCCACTGATAGTAAGCACAAAATGAGAGATAATGTGGGAGTTCTTCATGCAAAGAATAATAAAGGGGACAAAGGGTCACCCTGCATGATTCCACACACTGGAGTGAAAGAGTCGGTCATCTCACTAGCTCTGTACCTGATTCCCCACCCTGGAGTAATACACTGCTTGATAAGGCTAAGAAGACAGCCTCTTAAACCCATTTTCCCAGAGCATATCTCTTTGATATGGTTTATGATATGCATTTTTGGAAGAAATACATGCAAAGTGGTTTTCAGTGCTTCGCTGCAGACATTTTCCGTATAAAAGTTGTACTTGAAAGTTTATTACCTTGGAATCATTTTAATGCTTGCATGCGTCTATCCGGCTTTCAGAACTTTGAAGATAGCTGATACTCTATTTTTTTAACATtaacctttgtttttttttgggttgcaGATTGATCCGGATTGCATGCCATTTGTATGACTGCTGTTTTCTTGGCTTTATGATTGTGGTGAAGAGGTCATTTTATTGGCATTCAAGTGCATACACAAAGTCGGTGATGAACTTTTTTGCATGGGAAAGTGGGAAACTTGCCGTCCTCGGAAGAATGATGTGTTTATTTTGAAGATTAGATTAGTGGCTTCCAGATTATTTCAACTACTTTTTGTGTGTTGGAAACTTTTATAACTATTGACCAATTAGTCAAACATTACAAATAAATAAAGTGTGTGATGGAACTGAAATGGTAAAATGAGTAACCACATGGTCAGCTACTTTCCAACATGAACGAAATTCTACAAAATCATATGCAAGAGTGACCCTTTAAGATGGACTAGAAAGGTTAAAGGGACGTGACTCTTTAATGAAAGAGGCTTAAATGCCCTTAGCAATATTTAGGTGAGCAACATCCTATTTGAAAGTAGGTAAAGGAATTTGAATGCTCCTATTCAAATGGTTATAACTAAATCACTTGGTGAAACATTACAAATAAACAAAGTGTCCAATAGAATTGAAATGCTAAAATGAGTGATCACATAGTTAGATGCTTTCCaatatgaatgaaattttgCAAAAATCATATATAAGAGTGACCTTATAAGATGGactagaaaaataaatttactttttattttttggtttgcAATTAGTTTGCCGATCCGAAAACATTTCCAAAAAGTGTGATAAGGTAAAATTATGAGATCAAAGCACAAGTGGATCAAGAATCAAAGCGTAAATGAACATGTAAAAGTATAGTTTTAAATATGAGTGTAGTTTAAAATTCAAATAAGATGTCGCTCACCTAACTGTAAGATGTCGCTCACCTAACTGTTGATAAGGGCATTTAAGCATTTTcaattaaaattttatttaaaattataaCTTAGTTTAAAATTCAAATAGAATGTTGCTCACCTAACT
This region includes:
- the LOC133720511 gene encoding uncharacterized CRM domain-containing protein At3g25440, chloroplastic-like produces the protein MGITGGTWYSLLRFCCLAKNVLGLSLPTVGSLPCHMCIQRQSYQVMASFVLSVDSALLSRSNMYQYQTLLRNLPPTRCMSRTSFELNTDNGVVRFSIGKPLDETGSLTQGKKVAKRVKMSKKAKLNELRFYRLKAKKKINSPNPEVRITYKLEKAKRKEAWLIEKLRKFQVHKASAETHDPEILTEEEKHYLKRTGEKKKNYVPVGRRGVFGGVVLNMHLHWKKHETVKVICKPCKPGQVHEYADELARLSKGIVIDIKPNNTIIFYRGKNYVQPEVMSPPDTLSKNKALEKYRYEQSLEHTGQFIEKLEKELEEYHQHLARFKKVKEDTTQDCLIYR